CGTACTAGCAAACATTTAGCTCCACATGTGAGATAGGGAAGGGCAGATCCTAATTAGCATCATTAGTCTCACTCCAATTCCGAATAGCGTCTGAAACCGCCTTTTTCACTGCTTGAGCATCAACAATTTCTCCATTTTCATGGTTCTGCCAATTATTTGTAAAGTGTGATAAATTTATTTCATGTATGTATGCAGTGCTaatttacttcaaacatcaaaCAAACTGAACTATGTGTAATCTTGTAGCATATTTATGTATACCAGATAACGAAAACATGCATGCTTTATATTcttcttttcttcctttttctttttaCTAACAACTGGCCAGCTCGCATAGATGTACTACACGAGGTACATGTATATATCTTACCTCTCCGCCAAGGGCTTCCAGTCGAAAACTATCTTCACAAGAAACCCTAGCTTCCACAACATGAAGGCCAAGTTCATCAAAAACTTCCAGTATTGAAACAAGTAAACCTGGACAACTCTTGTGAGAATATATATTCACTAGAAAACCAGTTTCCAGTGATTCTACTACAACCTGCATACGTAATAGAGCAGAAAGGAACAATGATTAATCTTTATTGCACAATAAATTATTAAGTTATTATTAGTTCTTTTAAAACCTCAAGGCCATAGGAGAAGGATCTATCATATGATGGTAAATTACTATATCTTAATACTTACCTCAGGACATGAATCCTCACCATGTCTTGAAGTTTCCCCAGTTGTTTGGACATCTTGATTCAGCCTT
This genomic interval from Apium graveolens cultivar Ventura chromosome 8, ASM990537v1, whole genome shotgun sequence contains the following:
- the LOC141676633 gene encoding transcription factor bHLH61-like encodes the protein MIKEGRTHKEIRAKMVSKEQSKTSADLHEKLQLLRSLTNSQAQRETSIILDAAKYIQELKQKVERLNQDVQTTGETSRHGEDSCPEVVVESLETGFLVNIYSHKSCPGLLVSILEVFDELGLHVVEARVSCEDSFRLEALGGENHENGEIVDAQAVKKAVSDAIRNWSETNDAN